In Diadema setosum chromosome 19, eeDiaSeto1, whole genome shotgun sequence, a genomic segment contains:
- the LOC140242267 gene encoding L-rhamnose-binding lectin CSL3-like, with amino-acid sequence MVCEHRTMSLGCPSGEQVYTMSASYGRRSNRLCTTGPIHTTNCHSGSSLSRVSSTCDRQSSCSIAASNSVFGDPCVGTFKYLEVVYVCASWKQRRACEHSTLNLSCPSGQTIIIGDALYGRTTGASVCPHSSIRTENCRASSSLSRVKNSCEGRNSCSVAATNGVFGDPCVGTYKYLEVQYDCV; translated from the coding sequence ATGGTGTGCGAGCATCGTACTATGTCTCTCGGCTGTCCCTCCGGAGAACAGGTTTACACCATGAGTGCAAGCTACGGTCGTCGTAGCAACCGCTTGTGTACGACTGGACCGATACATACCACCAACTGCCACAGCGGGAGTTCCCTGTCTAGGGTCTCGAGTACCTGCGATCGGCAGTCATCGTGCAGCATTGCTGCATCCAACTCTGTCTTTGGCGACCCCTGCGTTGGTACCTTCAAGTATTTGGAGGTCGTGTACGTCTGCGCCTCATGGAAGCAGAGGCGTGCGTGCGAGCATTCCACTCTCAATCTGTCCTGTCCCTCTGGACAGACGATCATCATCGGGGACGCCCTCTACGGCAGGACTACAGGAGCAAGCGTCTGTCCTCACTCAAGCATTCGAACGGAAAACTGCAGAGCATCCTCATCATTGTCTCGCGTGAAGAACAGCTGCGAAGGGCGAAACtcctgctcagtggctgccacAAACGGCGTGTTTGGCGACCCGTGCGTAGGTACTTACAAGTACCTGGAAGTGCAGTACGACTGTGTGTGA